The Clupea harengus chromosome 5, Ch_v2.0.2, whole genome shotgun sequence genomic sequence gaGCTCTGAgacttctcctataatgcgtgatgaggttggtgaacacatggcacgggatctgagaccactcctacatacagtatctctccagatccttcagattctgaggtcaacgcttgtagactcggcttcagctcatcccacagattttctatggggtttaggtcgggggactgtgatggccatggcaaaacctttattttgcagtcggtgaaccatttttgtgttgattttgaggtgtgcttcggatcattgtcctgctggaaggtccaaccacggcccattttaagcttactggagggggctgttaggttttcatttaatatctgctggtatttgatggagtccatgatactatgtatcctaacaagatgtccagggcctttggaagaaaaaacagccccacaacatcaaagatgcagtacttcacagtgggtatgaggtgcttttctgtatggctttctgtctacgccaaacccacctttgttgtttgttgccaaaaagctttattttggtctcatctgaccatataactcagtcccattgaaagtctgacttacatttggcaaactgtaggcgctttagtttgttgttgattgacagcagaggcttttttctggcaaccctccaaaacaacttgtggtgatgtaggttgCGCCTGATGgaagttttggagactttctgaccccaagactcaactaacatcggcaattctccagctgtgatccttggagattattttgccagtcgaaccatcctcctcacggtgcatggggtcaatgtacagacacgtcctcttccaggcggattcttaacatctcctgtcgctttaaacttcttaattatttccatgatagtggaaatgggtattttcaactgtttagatattttcttgtgtccatttcttgatttgtgcagctcaacaacttttcgtcgcacaccgtcactgtgttcttgggtctttcccatagtgatgaatgactaatggaatttggcctgtgtaacctcatatttgtacgccagtggaacaggaagtcatggttgacctcttaagagttcctaatcaaacaggtgaacctaaaaatgtaaaacatgactgaaaatatacttcagttatattttaattataatatttgtctaggggtgccaataattgtggcacacatgttttggggaaaaatatttatttaatgtcaacagtttttttttctttcaataattttacttcaatgaaaaggaaagatttttgtgaatattttgagtgaaagaccaagacgataaacagcaaagacatattttttcatagcctgttttgctcatattcactaagggtgccaataattgtggagggcactgtattgatatatatacacacatacatatacacatattaaTGCAGCTGCCATTGTTGGTGTGAAAATTAGTGGGGAGATATACCAAAGTTATGTTCTGTGATCATCTGTGTAAGCACTGAAGAATTAAGTacttattgtattgtatttattctagattattttgacattagagTCTCGCGCtaatgtatgtgtacatgcattCAACCAAGTAAATGCTCTCACTTTGAAGCCAACCCAGTAATTCCACAGCAGTTAACCTAAcaatgctgccatctagtgtttTAAGGGAAATACAGTCCATATCAAGGTAGAGTCTATTACCCAGAATACCTTGCGTCGTGCTACGTCAACATAGTCGTATCGAAGCACCCACGTCCAGCCAATAAGCAACAAGAGAAGAGGTTCCTTTTGACCAACCAGAGACGTAGGGTTGTTTAAAGGTATTTAAAAGAGGGTTTTTTGAAATTAAACAAGGGAAGTTGCTCACTTGACTGCCGTAACAGCATATTGAATGCATCGCATATAATAGTGCCATTTGCTGATTACTTGGTGGTATTGAGTCGAATTTAAAATTTGCAATATCTGGCTTGATTATTAGGCTTTTCCTATCGTGGTTTGTTCTAGATTTTTGTCAACAATCCGGGAAGTCTTCGGGCTGTGTAAGTAACCTTGGCTAGCCTTAACCTTACGATAGTTAACGTTAAATTAGCTATCCGCTAAATGTGAGGGGAATTGTTTGCCCTGCGGTCTTGGTAACGACCCTGGCGATGTGTCTTAATCTTGTCAAATAAACGTGCAGATATAAATCGTTAATGCTATTGGTTGTTGACTACGTTTATATTTGAACGTTAACGCTAGCACCTCTCACAATTTTAAGTTAGCTGGCAGGCTAATGTCGCTACATGTTGCTAGTCTCTCTAACGCTAACGTTATGTGTTTACGACTAACGAAAAGGTTAACGTTATAAATGTTCACGGTGATTTCCAACTCGTAACATCTGACCCTTTCAGGCCATGGATGCAGGAATGATCAAGGCGACCAAAGACTTCAAATCGCACGGAACAGATACTGAGAAGGTTAGTTACTTGCTACATATTATTCACCTATTTATTTACTACTTCAAGATGTTGTAGGATGCTTGACACTCAATACTGGTTCAACGATTAACACACTAGTACCCGATACTAGTTGTAACGTTATAAGTTACTTGGATACACGAAGCTAACTGGTATGGTTAACCGCAGCTAGCTTAGTTCTCATAGTTCATACTGGTCGTTTCCACGGCCTTTCTCACGTACTTGAAAACTAATGTTTGATTGGATGGCTAATCCCAACGTTAATTATGGAGTTTTGtactaaaactagcgagctagaTAACCTACCTAGCTAAAAGCATGCCAAAACGTTGCCAACACTACCGCCAGCCCTTTTATCAGCAATACGTTTCAAATAATATACATAGTGCCTAGCCTCCTAGCATTCCTCAAATATATCAATTTGTTGCACAGTGTATTTTAGTTGTTAGCTGCATCATGGCATGCTTGCGCTGTCATGTGTCGACAAATTTATATTCCAGCCTGCAAAATGAATATTACAAACCTAATGGACGGCCTGACTAACCTTGGGCGGTGAGCTTTTTCAACTGGTTTACTGGTTAAGTGATTCTTCAACAAATTGATTAACACAAGTAAAATGTCTTATTGTTTAGATAAGCAGCAACGGGCCTCAACGGGTTCCGGTACAAGCCTATGTGAAGCCCATGGTGCCTCAATCACAGCGCGTTCCAGACCACCCAAATGGACCACAGCGTATTCCACGACCCGTTAGCCACCAAAAATCTGTGCCTCACACACCTCGCGTGAAGCCGGCTGGTCCTGATGACCAGAACGTTAATCCAGCGCACGCTGCAACCCAGCCCCCACCTCAGCTCAAAACAAAGATTACCCAGGGACCTGTTGCCACGGATACTCCAAGGGTCGCAAAGTCGAAGCCTGAAAAGTCCAGCCGTAAGGATCTACAAACACCCTAATTTAATTCATTATTCATGCATCATGTTAAATGTATTCTGTTGTGATCGAGGTGGCACTATGCGGTATTCAGAGAAACTTCTGTTGGGATAAAACAATATTTAAGGGGGGGTGCACTGCCACACATCAGGCCTATGTGAACCTCCTACATTAAATATTTACCAATGGTTTTCTCCCCCCTCTAGAGCTATCTAGTGGCACATCCTCTAGTTCAAAGTAAGTGTAAATGCTATACCATACCATCTTATTCAGCATTGTATCCAATTTTGACAAAAAGTATAACCCATGTAATGCATCGTTTCCGTTAATTCCAGGAGTCGCTGGAATCTGGAAAACTTTGAAATTGGCCGAGCTCTTGGAAAAGGCAAATTTGGTAATGTGTATTTGGCCAGGGAACGTCAGAGTATGTTCATTCTGGCCTTGAAGGTCCTCTTCAAAAAGCAGCTGGAGAAGGCTGGGGTTGAGCATCAGCTCAGAAGAGAAGTAGAAATTCAGTCCCATCTCAGGTGATTAGTGCCTCTCTGATTGGGAGTGGGTATGCCGGTTTTCATAATCTGCATTTTTGTAGTGTTGCCCACACTTTTACACCGTTTGATGGCTTGTCTTAAATCAAGCCTATCTGTACatactttacattttttttccctgtttgtAGACACCCCAATATACTTCGTCTGTATGGCTATTTCCATGATGCTTCCCGTGTATACCTCATACTGGAGTTTGCACCCAAAGGAGAGCTTTACAGTGAACTCCAGCGCCGTGGAACTTTCAATGACCAGAGGAGTGCTACGGTATAGAATGCAACCCCTATTCAGATTTACCATAGAATCCAATATAGGCTGGGCCATTTTAACTCATGCCCTTGGTGGTTTACTGTGGCAATGTTTTGAGTTGCCCCAAGTACCTTATGTTGTGGCTATTGTTTCTTACAGTACATCATGGAGCTGGCTGATGCCTTGCACTACTGCCACTCTAAGGATGTTATCCATCGAGATATCAAGCCCGAGAATCTCCTCCTTGGACCCAACGGCGAGCTAAAAATAGCAGATTTTGGTTGGTCTGTCCACACTCCGTCGTCAAGGTAAAATCTATGTATTTGCTTTTGCCTGCCTTACATTTGTCAATTTTTGTGCTGTTAACTCCTCTttatgtgtgaaagtgagtCATAAAGCAAGAGGCTCTGTTTTTATCAAATTTGCACAACAAACTGAACCCTTATCTTATGGCGAGGATTGATGGGCTTAAGATAACCTGAACAGCTCCCTAGACCTGAATTAAATAGTTTGAGTGTGGGGGGAACACAACTGTAAAAGTTCAACTCTTTTTAACTTTGAGCATCAGGTGCCTTGCTTCTTTCTGCTTGCACCTTGCTCAAATAAACGGCAGGTGCGGCACAGCGGTTTAGCGTTTCCGTAGTCGCACCGTTCCATAGAGAAAGTGTTGAAATCGAGCACTTGGAGAAGggagtgtctctctgtgaagCCTGTCTTCATGTCCTGTGATCATCTGTGTGAGCACTGAAGAATTAAGTacttattgtattgtatttattctagattattttgacattagagTCCATGTACTCACTAAAGTGTGATTTCCTTCCTCCCCTGGCCCTATTCCTCGTACCTCTCTTAGCGAGTTACCGAGATAATAAGTCTGCCTTTTCGGGTCTTCGAAGCAACTTTGgttaaatcaccatagcaacacatcaataaacttgaacctgctccagcgcaggctaatttaagtgaagctggataagcttgccacacccccggggGAAAAAATGGCAGCTCCCTTCCTGAGATCCCATTGAtgaaggagcgatattagttagattagcgtttcATAGGGAGAGTTCttcgcgatcgccaagatccgttATTCCATAATGATGAGTTCTGATGATGAGCGCTActgattcagccgacaaggaataatttatttacaagaccttatCGAGCCAATTATTGAAAACACCACACGCCGcagccgagcattgactgtcAGACTGTCTGCATAGCCCTGGGCTTTTTTGCAActggtacatttttgtacagTGTCAGcaatgcggagaacaaagcactcataattatatgagcgttattagtacaccacagcatatcattattgtagaaaatgattaaggtggactcatgataagaatagagaaatACACACTTTCTTTTCACTGCTCCAATGTATTgaatttcttattaatacatttagtcatttagcagacgcttttattcaaagcgacttacaaggaaatgtaaggaCGCACTTGGTAAGGAGGTGAGAGAAATCAACCTTGCGATTACTAAATgactcctgtaccactgtcgcactTGTCGTAATGCATAGATATCCCCCCTatacacagcttcttgtcttgctctcgcagcggTGACGGTGTtagattttgccatgattatggtcttgtattcttcataagcgttcatgatcatctcctgctcgccagtgGAGAAAAAATAGACTCTCTTtgagtttagtagccattgtaccgttagaaaatcatggttttggtgatcgacgcttcccccttttgaagtagCACGGGCACGCACAATTACCCTGATAAGTGAAGTCTGGTTCGAATTAACGACATTGTTTGAGCGCGAATCAGCCTGGGAGGAACCGAGATGGCCTGTCCTCAATCATCGCGTTATTTTAAAGTGGCTAATAGTACATCTGATCGACTTAGTTAAACCACGTACGAagaatacccccctggtcttCACATTACGTTATCAAACACCCATTTGCCCCGTAAACTCTAGTTTGAAGGCACCCTGGATTGTGGGACACCACTTATGTCCTTGTTTTCATATATCAGGTAAAGCTGTAAAACAAGACTGTCGAATACCATATGGTGTACCTTTTACCTGCAAAGGATACTCCCAAGCACATCAAGTACATGTACATTGGCTGTGTATGATGCTTGCCGTTCACCCTAACTTCCTTATGAAGCTGATtgagagaatgccaagagtgtgcaaagcaAAATAGGCTACTTTGAAGAATTGAAAAATATAAACGTATAAAAATGGGGGTCACCCCCAATGAAAAAACCTCTGGTTCCTTCAGATGCATCTTTCGGTCTAGtgggtttttttattttttatttattattattattattatttttttattattattatttgttgttgACCTAAATTATGCTGTTGACTACACCATTGTGttctattttatcatttgaagtgatttgagtgtgtttgtctgtttctaaAGGAGGTCTACTCTGTGCGGAACTCTGGATTACCTGCCACCAGAGATGATCGAGGGTAGGACGCATGATGAAAAAGTAGACCTGTGGAGTTTGGGTGTGCTCTGTTACGAGTTTCTGGTCGGAAAGCCACCATTTGAAACCAAGACTCATGAAGAAACTTACCGCAAGATATCCAGGGTGAGCCGGATGGTTGGGTTGTTGGGGGTGTAAAGGCTACAGTGGTACTTGTTAACCAGTCCAACAGTGTGCCATTAGTGCTGCACCTTAACCTCTGAGACACATAACCAGCTAGCTTTTGAATTAAGGCCCCCTAAAATATGCCAGATTTTGTTGCATAAATAACTAATTAATTTCAAACATTTATCAATCCTATAGCTGGTCCTTACAAGTTATTTTTGATCTGGATCAATTGTAGTTCATATTGTGTTTGACCTGATCTTGGTCCTTGCAGGTCGACTTCACCTTCCCCCCACACGTGAGTGCTGGCAGTCGGGACCTCATCTCTCGCCTGCTGAAGCACAACCCCTTGCACAGGCTACCAACTCAGGGAGTGATGGCCCACCCCTGGGTGGCAGAGAACTCGATCAAGAAGCCAACTATCCCCCTTCCAGACCCCAACTCGGGCACCAGCCA encodes the following:
- the aurka gene encoding aurora kinase A, which translates into the protein MDAGMIKATKDFKSHGTDTEKISSNGPQRVPVQAYVKPMVPQSQRVPDHPNGPQRIPRPVSHQKSVPHTPRVKPAGPDDQNVNPAHAATQPPPQLKTKITQGPVATDTPRVAKSKPEKSSQLSSGTSSSSKSRWNLENFEIGRALGKGKFGNVYLARERQSMFILALKVLFKKQLEKAGVEHQLRREVEIQSHLRHPNILRLYGYFHDASRVYLILEFAPKGELYSELQRRGTFNDQRSATYIMELADALHYCHSKDVIHRDIKPENLLLGPNGELKIADFGWSVHTPSSRRSTLCGTLDYLPPEMIEGRTHDEKVDLWSLGVLCYEFLVGKPPFETKTHEETYRKISRVDFTFPPHVSAGSRDLISRLLKHNPLHRLPTQGVMAHPWVAENSIKKPTIPLPDPNSGTSQ